Genomic DNA from Triticum dicoccoides isolate Atlit2015 ecotype Zavitan chromosome 4B, WEW_v2.0, whole genome shotgun sequence:
AACTTTAATTCTCAAAAACGCTTACTTTAATGACCCTTTTTACTGATGTATGTATTCTCGTGATTTTTTACTTTCTGTAGGTAATCTCATTGCCGATCCATGTAATCCCTTCTTGCTCGCCAGACCGCTAGTGCGCACATGCGCTACAGTTGATAGGAATCCGCCGAAAGGGTGCTGCGTGAATGTAGTTAAAATCGTTGAGCGGGGTTGTCTGTGCTCAAGTGACTGAAGTCCCTGAAGTGATGCTCTCCGCACTTGACTCAATTAGGCTTTGGCAGTTTTACGCTAGGTGTGGTGGTACCTTGCCTGTGCCGAGTGATCAGACAGACTGTGAAGTCTACCGGTCGACCCCGCCCCCACCAGCAATTCTATCGCCCCCACCGCCATCACCGCACCAGTCGCTCTCACCACCCTCACCACGCATGACCACTGCTGCAAAGCCTCATTCGGTGGCCTCCTCTCTTAGTGAGTCTTGGCAACGCATCGCGGATAAGGTGAGGAATGCGCCCAGGGGGCTGTATATCGTGTTAGGCGTCATCTTGGCCCTTTCTGCAGTCATTGGGATTGGAATCTATCTGCAGTTACGTAGTCGAGGTTAGTTCAATTTAATTATGCTTGCTCCTTAAATAAATGCTGCAAATATTAGATTAGCTGTTAGCTGACTGGTTTCTCGAATTAAAATCCTCAGCGTCTACATCACGTACGGGGTCCTCGGCAGCACCAGCACAGGCGGGGCCCAAAGGATCACCAGAAGGTGGAGAAGCGATTAAAGAAACGAACCGACAAGTTGAGATGTCCGGTGCAGTACTGTCCCGTCGACAGCAATTCGCAGCGGGCACTAAGGTGCACTCACGCCGTCCTTCCATGACCGTACAGGTGGCCCCACTATCTCCACCGGAAGTACCAGTACCGAGTGCCCCTCCGGCGCCCATAGCTTTAATGTCAGACTAGATAGCCCTGTAGTCTAATTTTCTCCAAGAGGTAATAGCACCATGAATCCATAAACTTGCAGGGCTGATGATTTAGTTCAAAAGTTGCAAAATGTAATTGAGGACTCTTACAACTTGACCACttatgtgatgttttggttcacaGCGAATCGCTGATCGACAAGTGGCAGTCCAGAGGGTGGACACAACGGCCCCTCCTGTTTCGTTGATTCAACCTTCACTCCGCCGCCTGCTCCGCTTCCCCGACTTCTacgcgcgcctcgccgccgcccgcggcgaCCTCTGCCTCTGCGTCAAGTACCAGCTCCCCGGCGAGGACCTCGACGCGCTCGTCTCCGTCACCAACGACGAGGACCTCGAGCACCTCGTCATCGAGTACGACCGCCTCCACCTCTTCCGCGCCCCCCGCCACGCCGGGATCTGGGGGCTCGTCGCGGGGCGGCTCCACGCCCAGGCTCCGGGTCTTCCTCTTCCCCGTCGCCCCGCCTCCCCGCCCAAGCCGCAGCAGGAGTTGCAACGCGATTGGTACCTCGACCTCAAGTCCGCCAGctcgcctccgctgccgccgccaccgccgctgcagAACCAGCAGATGCAGCAGCCGCAGGTGGTGAAGCAGGAGGCGGTGCCCGTCCAGTCGCCGCCTCCCGCGGCGCCCATGGCTGTGCCCCAGACCGTCTTGGTGGCGTCCAAGACCGGCCCCAACTACCTCTTCAGCTTCGACTACGGCTTCATGCCGCCGCCGGCTGCCCCTGTCCCAGCGCCCTTGTCCAGGAAcggcagcgacgacttcctcacccGCGCCTACCCTCCAGCCACCGCCACCCCGACCGCAGCAGCAGAGTACTATGTTACCAAGTTCCCGGAGAAGCCTCCAGTCCCGCCTCCATCATCGGCTCCCCCTGCGGCGGCCTTCCTGCCGGTGCCTGGCAGGTATGGAtccgttgcgcctggctctggcgcTGACCCTGGCCCTTTCTTCTTCATCCCGGCGCCGCCCCATGGTTACTACACCAGCGCCAACCCCGGCGGCACCTCCTACTACGCCGTCCCGCACAACAACGGCAATGCCAACGGGAACGGCACCGCACCGGCCCCTGCCCTGTCGAGCACTCAGGGGTCAGGGCTACCCGCAGGTGGCGTACGACAGCAACGGCCGCGCCGTCTACTACACCGGCCTGCTCCCACAGTACCCGTCGGCCGTCAATGGAGGCGGCATGTCGACGTCCGCAGCGGTGCTCGGGACAGAGCCCTCGATGCCGGTGGCGGTGAAGCCGACCGTCTCGTGAGCGATCGCCAGCCAGCTCAAGCCGCCTTTCCTAAATTCAGTATGGGTTAACAGAGTCTGCCAGCCAATTTTCGTTCGTTGGTTTGTTCGTGATATGCAACTAGGAGTGGTGCTGCTTGGTGTGCTTAGATGTACATACATCCTTTGTGGACATAATGGATATTATATTAACATGTTGGAGTAATTAACTGCAATGTCTCTTGAGTTTTGTCACTGCTGCTTTGTTTTGTTTAATCCTCttgagctgattatgttattgccaATGTCAATGTGGCTAAATTGACCATGTGATCTTTTGTGTTCTTTCGAAGCAAAGATATGAATGAGGATGCAAATATCCCAGTGACAGTGAGGCTCCTAGTATTTTGTTAATGTGCATGCCAACTAGCTCTGCAGAATGGAAGCTCTTGCCTGATGATGCACAGTGGTTTCCTGTGTTCTTCACGGGGAGCTAGGCTGCTgcatttatgtgtgtgtgtgtgtgtgtgtgtatgagcaGCCGTAAATGCTGGTTGTTATGTTTGTGTAGCTGCACGGGAGATAACCATGATTATCTATGTCGGCTGTGGTTTCTGATTCTCTCAGATGGATTGTTGTTTCGGTCGTTTTTGGTTCATGATAACCATGATTATTTAGGCTGTTGCTTTTGACTCTCTCATGTTATGAGATGTTGTTTCAGTCGTTTTTGTGAGTTTACTGCTCAGCTTTGGGCGCTGAATTTACTGAAACTTGGTGGAGAGCATATGAAGGGAGCAGAGCACGTTGTTGTTTTACTTTTTTGCTGATCAAAAAATGGATGTTGAAGCTGAGATTTGACGAAATGTCGGCCCATGACCGTGCGTGTTAACTTCTGTGAGGTTGTGTGCTTTAATAATCAGGCAGCACAACATGTCTTGTCTCTGGGCCAGGCCTGATCATCCTGATGATGCTGTATTAAGACACCTGAGCTGTGCAAGACACTCTTTGTCTCTCTGAAACGAAATTTACCCTGTTTTGTCACTTGCTTCGAAGAGCTGTGGAGGGTTGTGCAACAGGAGTGGCATTAAATTCAGGTGGGGTGTAGTGCGGGTTGAATCAAGGAAACGGCAGGGGCCTTTGTGCAAAAATGCTAGTGCTGCCCAGTCCACCCTCTGGACTGCCACTTGTCGATCAGTGATTCGCTGTGGACCAAAACATCACATACTCAATTACATTTTGCAACTTTTCGACTAAATCAtcacgcttttatatttctttacagagggagtaataataATGGCTTAATGCCATAGGTAACAGCAGTACATAAGTGAACACATTGGTAAATAATGGATGGTATCTGTGCAAATCTAGAATAATAATTGTACCTTTCACAACAAACAAATCTCAATGGCACCTTATTCCTCTATTTCACAGTATTTCACAAATCACAACAAACGATCAAGCATCTATATGCATGTACCAAACCATTTACCTTTGTAGGAGCTTCCCAACTTTGCCTTCTCAGTTTTATGGTCTCTCCCACGGTTTAGACTCCGTACCACCTTCGCCGTCACCACCGATGATCGATCCCGATCGTTGAGTCGAGTCGTGAGGCCATCAAAGGGGCCGCCGCCTCCCTAAAGCGGTGGTTTGCCCTAAGACGGTTGAGACCAAGTCGATGGCACAAGCTAGATGAAACCTAGCCCATCTTAAAACCTTGAACCTATCCCATCTACAAACCTAGTAGAAGACCAAAGCAACAAATTTAAAAGGAGGGACTAGTCAATTGTATTTGTTTAAATCCACATGGAGAACtgaatatttcttcttctttgctgaAACGAAAACCAAAGCACATAAATGCATGATATAACATTAAGATGATCTGCATGTAAAACTTGTATACTACATATTCCCTTGACATGTATAATTAATATTAAAAAAAATGACAACGTAAAGCAAAGGAAATTGACAGCAAGAGAAGTAGCTAGCTAGCAAATAATTAGACATAGACCAGGTAATCAGTTACATAGAGAAGCTTCAGGTGCAGAATATAAGCACATAATTAAATCACGAGAAATACAAGGATCATAAAGCAATCATTCGTCGTGAGATACCCCttaatttttctcaaatttgaaatgaACTTTTTTACACACGGCAACTGAGTATCATTTCATGTAATGTTGTACCAAGGATAGGAAAGTGATGAACATGAACTAAATCTCAAAATTCGTATAATTTCCATTGTTTGCTATCTAGGACAAGGCAGAATCACGAGCAACTAAAATACAATAAAGTAAGTCGGAAGCACTTAATAAGAGGCCTGACATCGGGCATATGCCATGGAAATATAGTAGTAAGCCAAAATGTCGTTTTTTTGTTGATTCCTATCTTTTACCTCTTGTAACAAAGAGCATGGAACATCAACAAGTGTAACATCATCGTCAGTGTAGACCATGTTTGACACCAAAGTCTAGGAAATAAATACAAAGGAAAGATGTTAAAGTGTAAACAGGGGAAAGATCAAGCAGCATTAGCTTAGACAAGGAAAATCATATACTGGTATCCTGCAGTCCTTCAGGGGGCATGCTAACATCAAAATACGCCGACCTGAAAAGGTTTACTTATAGTTAGTCCTATAATTCAACACAATCAGCTATCAGTAATGTCATCAGTGGCTCATAGTTTATTTTGAACTTCAAGGATGTCAATCAAATAAAATGTTAGAATACATAGACATGAGCACCAATCAGATGTAAAAACATTGTAGAATAAAGTTTGAAATTGACATTTTCAATTTACCATATCAAGCATGTTAATCTTGGtacgttttctgttgaagtttgaaCAAAAAGGGGAGACTCAAAAGGGGCATTGCAATAAATTCCCTGCACTACAATAGACACCCGCAGTAGATTGTTGAACATCAGATCAAACATTGCGGCACTGCACATCATCACTAAAATTCCTTCGCAACAATTGATCATTTCGAATTAGTTCAGCCCTGTACATCATGATTTGGTGATGCCAATATTGCCATGACCCCATCACAATGTTGTATAATTAATTGTTTAATGAAAGGTTAACACAGGGAGTATAATATGTATATCTAGTCCAGCCTAATTCTCTTCTATATTTCCTCTACATAGTCAGAAACTCATATCCCAAGCAATGAGCCATAACTGGAGCTTCACTGTGACAAAATAATGACCGGTGGTCCATTTCCATGAATAAGATCATAAATCCAGATAGCATAGTACAGATCCATGCCTCGATTCTCATCCATCAGGCTACAAATTAAAAAAAATGGGATTATCAAGGCTAATCACCAAGTGTTTCAAGTATTGAACAACCAGAGAAAGATTTAGCTACAGTCATACAACATGATTCATGTGCACAGGTTTTTTTTTCCAAAGCATGTGAATCAAATTGACTTACTAATTTGGTCAGCTGCTGTCACGATTTAGCATCTTCTGAAATTAATCAAGGGCAATGGATGCATATAGAGAAAAATCAGTAAATGGTCACATCCTGAAGAAAATCAAATCAAGAGCATGCTTCTGACATAAATAAGAAATAAAGAGAGAAAGCTATTTCACCTAGGGCTTGAATCGTCGATCTGTCCGTGGCGATGTTGTCCATGGAGAAGCACACTGAGAAAGAAAGGGGAATGGGATGGGGGCATCGCTCTGCCAAGATGCTCGATTTCCCCAAGGTCTCCTCTGCCTCCTCTCGACCCCGGGAGGCAACTTCCCTGGAGAGAAAGGAACCCAGCCTGGAACTTGCAGCAAGATTACCACCTACAGATAAAAACTGGAGCACTCAAGCAGACGGCTTAGTCAAATcacaaagagaaaaaaaggaataaATGAATCAGGGGGAAAAGTAGAGCAACGGGGAGGAGAAGGGGCAGAGAAGGCACACCCACCGGTCCAGATTTCGTCCCCGACGCCTTGGCTAACTCAAGCAGAGCATCTCCCCATCGACCATCTCCGCGTCGCCCGCCTTGGATCTGTGCGATGGATGAACGAGGTGCCGGTGCAGCACTGGAACCGCGCAGGTAGCCGCCGCCCAGACCGTGCACCACCGTCCGCAGGTTCTCCAGATCACACCCGGCCACGGTGTCGCCATATCGGCACGTCACAGGAGCAGACATGGTAGCCGCCATGGGCAAAGCAGAGTGGAGACGGTGGCGTGTAGCGGAACCAGCAGCATGGAGATGCGGGCAGAGAAGGACGGGCTGAGTTGCGGGCGGAGCTGGGCAGGTTGAAtcgcgggcggcagcggcggcggcgggcggttttgggggagaggagaggggagaagGCTGCGTGTGGAGGAAGAGAAAAGAAATCGATTCTGGTGTGACCCCctgatttcctttttcctctcacacCCAATCACCAATGTGTTTCTTTTGTCCTACCTGCGATGACGTGGAACGAGCGAGAATGCGCCATTTGCGCGACCCGTAATGGGTTTAATGTTAATTTCC
This window encodes:
- the LOC119294646 gene encoding uncharacterized protein LOC119294646 isoform X1 — its product is MAATMSAPVTCRYGDTVAGCDLENLRTVVHGLGGGYLRGSSAAPAPRSSIAQIQGGRRGDGRWGDALLELAKASGTKSGPFLSVGGNLAASSRLGSFLSREVASRGREEAEETLGKSSILAERCPHPIPLSFSVCFSMDNIATDRSTIQALGRRILMLACPLKDCRIPTLVSNMVYTDDDVTLVDVPCSLLQEVCRWDRFKVLRWARFHLACAIDLVSTVLGQTTALGRRRPL
- the LOC119294646 gene encoding uncharacterized protein LOC119294646 isoform X2, giving the protein MAATMSAPVTCRYGDTVAGCDLENLRTVVHGLGGGYLRGSSAAPAPRSSIAQIQGGRRGDGRWGDALLELAKASGTKSGPFLSVGGNLAASSRLGSFLSREVASRGREEAEETLGKSSILAERCPHPIPLSFSVCFSMDNIATDRSTIQALGRRILMLACPLKDCRIPTLVSNMVYTDDDVTLVDVPCSLLQEQRRRNIQFSMWI